Proteins co-encoded in one Bacteroidales bacterium genomic window:
- the tpx gene encoding thiol peroxidase, with translation MATITLKGNSINTIGELPKVGETAKNFTLVKKDLSRATLDEFKGQRLVLNIFPSLDTGTCAASVRQFNKIAASLQNTKVLCISRDLPFAQARFCGAEGLDNVITLSDFETGEFGKTYGLQIIDGPLKGLHSRVVIIIDESGKIIYTQQVPEIVDEPNYEKALAACK, from the coding sequence ATGGCAACAATTACATTAAAAGGAAATAGCATCAACACTATTGGCGAACTGCCAAAAGTTGGTGAAACCGCAAAAAATTTTACATTGGTAAAAAAAGATTTATCACGTGCAACACTTGATGAATTCAAAGGACAGCGTTTGGTATTAAATATTTTTCCAAGTCTCGATACCGGAACATGTGCTGCATCGGTAAGGCAATTCAACAAAATTGCTGCATCACTTCAAAACACTAAGGTATTATGCATATCGCGCGACCTGCCTTTTGCACAGGCTCGTTTCTGTGGTGCCGAAGGCCTTGATAATGTAATCACACTTTCTGATTTTGAAACCGGAGAATTCGGAAAAACTTACGGTTTGCAAATTATCGATGGACCGCTGAAAGGATTGCATTCACGCGTTGTCATCATTATTGATGAAAGCGGAAAAATAATTTATACGCAGCAAGTACCCGAAATTGTTGACGAACCCAATTACGAAAAAGCACTGGCAGCTTGTAAGTAA
- a CDS encoding UvrD-helicase domain-containing protein, whose protein sequence is MPFVTYKSSAGSGKTFTLVREYIKLCISKPEQFKRILAITFTNKAANEMKERVITYLTQLSSSETNSIAYKFLLPEIISDTKLSEKEICSRAKQVLDSILHNYSDFAIGTIDSFVHRIIRIFAHDLKIPLNFEVEMDTDRMLSEAVGLLISKAGSDAQLTKILIEFSESKADEGKSWNIENELINFAKQFIRDDNSLHIENVRKLSIPDFLNIRKKLLALSEIFEKSISKIALDALKIINENNIPLESFYHGKSGLGKYLEKLSNGIYDKIQPNSYVLATLNDDKWYSEKCKPNIKTSIDSIKGTLASECFKIIALIEKNFKKYTLYNLVLSNIYPVAVLSEIEKVIDEIKKENNILPISEFNEKISKIVVTQPVPFIYERIGEKYQNYLIDEFQDTSALQWINLLPLIENSLASDYFNLIVGDGKQAIYRWRGGDVEQFAMLPEISKNISDYFSLERAEAIGRNYNEKFLTSNFRSKAELVNFNNKLFKHISEITSPYIQNIYSHCEQEFDKNNSGGYVQINFLETPADDEEQDYSSVTNNKIFNTIEQLRSGNYNFSDIAILCRKKKDASDTAKFLVSSNIPVISDESLLISTSTDVNFLLAFAELAVNRNNNIALYRILHYLLENKMLNDNNMFELTSKLHNENKNIFFQNVHDYLKSNNFIYDFQKLASMAVFEFFKELILIFKINLTDNPYIQFFLDATLEYSSTGKNSLNTFLEWWDDEKAKRSVIIPEGTDAVRIMTIHKSKGLEFPVVIYPYAYVSSNTFNDFIWIQPEIEQIPEMKSALIRNSKKLDDTDFAEIRQNETDKTLLDNLNILYVALTRASEQLYILTKKPSGDISETRNYPEYFASFLHQSETWNDEVSEYSFGTFSKKEVSKKSKGNFKPVPLIEYSKKHREQTIHLRKKSVEIWDTENPEKNIEWGNTVHYVLSKIISANDIEKVIFEIKESGFIEADKIDELKEKIHSIITHPLLSEYYKTGVNALNESEILMTEGNILRPDRIVLENKNAIIIDYKTGSKKDFHAEQINGYAEALKKMGFQDIRKLLVYVNNNQVEEIF, encoded by the coding sequence ATGCCTTTTGTAACTTATAAATCGTCGGCTGGCTCAGGTAAAACATTTACGCTTGTTCGTGAATACATAAAACTTTGTATTTCAAAACCTGAACAATTCAAACGCATACTCGCTATTACCTTCACCAACAAGGCTGCCAACGAAATGAAGGAAAGAGTAATTACTTATCTTACCCAGCTTTCATCAAGCGAAACAAATTCCATTGCTTATAAATTTTTACTTCCTGAAATAATTTCTGACACCAAACTTTCCGAAAAGGAAATTTGCTCACGAGCCAAACAGGTTCTCGATTCCATACTTCATAATTATTCCGATTTTGCAATAGGAACCATTGACAGTTTTGTTCACCGTATTATCCGCATTTTTGCTCATGACCTAAAAATCCCACTGAACTTCGAAGTGGAAATGGATACAGACCGGATGTTGTCCGAAGCAGTTGGATTGCTTATAAGCAAAGCCGGAAGCGATGCACAACTTACTAAAATTCTTATTGAGTTCTCCGAAAGCAAAGCTGATGAAGGGAAAAGCTGGAATATAGAAAACGAACTTATAAATTTTGCAAAACAATTTATACGCGATGATAATTCCCTGCATATTGAAAATGTAAGAAAATTAAGCATTCCCGATTTTTTAAATATCCGAAAAAAACTTTTAGCACTCTCCGAAATATTTGAAAAATCAATTTCTAAAATTGCGTTGGATGCATTAAAAATAATCAATGAAAATAATATTCCACTCGAATCGTTTTATCACGGGAAAAGCGGATTAGGAAAATATTTAGAGAAATTATCGAATGGAATTTATGATAAAATTCAGCCTAATTCATACGTATTGGCAACGCTTAACGATGACAAATGGTACTCCGAGAAATGCAAGCCCAACATCAAGACAAGTATTGATTCTATTAAAGGAACACTTGCATCGGAATGTTTTAAAATCATTGCACTAATTGAAAAGAATTTTAAAAAATATACTCTTTATAACCTGGTTCTTTCAAACATTTATCCTGTTGCTGTTCTCAGTGAAATTGAGAAAGTAATTGATGAAATAAAAAAAGAGAATAATATTTTACCTATTTCCGAATTCAACGAAAAGATTTCAAAGATAGTGGTTACGCAGCCTGTTCCTTTTATTTATGAACGTATTGGCGAAAAATATCAAAACTATCTGATTGATGAATTCCAGGATACATCAGCTTTGCAATGGATCAATCTTTTACCTCTGATCGAAAATTCTCTTGCATCTGATTATTTTAATTTAATTGTCGGCGACGGAAAACAGGCCATTTACCGCTGGCGTGGCGGCGATGTAGAACAGTTTGCAATGCTTCCTGAGATTTCTAAAAACATTTCCGATTACTTTTCTTTAGAACGGGCTGAAGCAATTGGCAGAAATTATAATGAAAAATTTCTTACATCAAATTTCAGGTCTAAAGCGGAGTTGGTCAATTTCAACAATAAACTTTTTAAACATATTAGTGAAATCACTTCACCATATATTCAAAATATTTATTCGCATTGCGAACAGGAATTTGATAAAAATAATTCAGGGGGTTATGTTCAGATTAATTTTTTAGAAACACCCGCTGATGACGAAGAACAAGATTATTCTTCAGTTACAAACAACAAAATATTTAATACCATTGAACAACTCCGTTCCGGGAATTATAACTTTTCTGACATCGCTATTCTATGCCGTAAGAAAAAAGATGCTTCCGATACTGCAAAATTCCTGGTATCATCAAACATTCCCGTTATCTCCGATGAGTCGCTTTTGATAAGCACTTCCACGGATGTGAATTTTCTTTTGGCGTTTGCTGAACTTGCCGTGAACAGAAATAATAACATTGCCCTTTATCGAATATTGCATTACCTTTTAGAAAACAAAATGCTTAACGATAATAACATGTTTGAACTTACTTCTAAACTTCATAATGAAAACAAAAATATTTTCTTTCAAAATGTTCACGATTACCTGAAGTCGAATAATTTTATTTACGACTTTCAGAAACTTGCATCTATGGCGGTCTTTGAATTTTTTAAAGAACTGATTTTAATTTTTAAAATAAATTTAACCGACAACCCGTATATCCAGTTTTTCCTTGATGCTACGCTTGAGTATAGCAGTACAGGAAAAAATTCATTGAATACTTTTCTTGAATGGTGGGACGATGAAAAAGCAAAGCGTTCAGTAATTATTCCCGAAGGTACCGATGCTGTTAGAATTATGACCATTCACAAATCGAAAGGACTGGAATTCCCTGTTGTTATTTATCCTTACGCTTATGTTTCATCAAACACATTTAATGATTTCATCTGGATACAACCAGAAATAGAACAAATTCCGGAGATGAAATCAGCATTAATCAGAAATAGTAAAAAACTTGACGATACTGATTTTGCTGAAATCCGACAAAATGAAACCGACAAAACGTTGCTCGATAACCTGAACATATTGTATGTTGCGCTTACCCGTGCATCGGAACAATTATATATACTCACAAAAAAACCTTCCGGGGACATTTCGGAAACCCGCAACTATCCTGAATACTTTGCATCATTCCTTCATCAATCCGAAACATGGAATGACGAAGTATCAGAATATTCATTCGGAACATTTTCAAAAAAAGAGGTATCAAAAAAATCAAAGGGAAATTTCAAACCTGTTCCTTTAATTGAATATAGTAAGAAGCATCGAGAGCAAACTATCCACCTCAGGAAAAAATCTGTTGAGATTTGGGATACTGAAAACCCCGAAAAAAATATTGAATGGGGAAACACCGTGCATTATGTGCTTTCAAAAATTATCAGTGCTAATGATATTGAAAAAGTAATTTTTGAAATTAAAGAAAGTGGTTTTATTGAAGCAGATAAAATTGATGAATTGAAAGAAAAAATACATTCTATCATTACACACCCCCTGCTTTCTGAATATTATAAAACCGGCGTAAATGCTTTGAACGAATCGGAAATATTGATGACTGAAGGGAATATCCTTCGCCCCGACCGTATTGTACTGGAAAATAAAAACGCAATAATCATTGATTATAAAACCGGAAGTAAAAAAGATTTCCACGCTGAACAAATAAATGGATACGCTGAAGCCCTTAAAAAAATGGGATTTCAGGATATAAGAAAACTTTTGGTTTATGTAAACAATAACCAGGTTGAAGAAATTTTTTAA
- the gdhA gene encoding NADP-specific glutamate dehydrogenase, with product MNVDKIMNDLSKKNPGEVEFLQAVREVLESIVDVVEANPQFEEANIIERIIEPDRALTFKVPWADDNGKIHVNRGYRIQFNNAIGPYKGGLRFHPSVNLSILKFLGFEQIFKNSLTSLPMGGAKGGSDFNPKGRSNAEVMRFCQSFMMELHKIIGPETDVPAGDIGVGGREIGYLYGMYKRLTHEHTGVLTGKGLNWGGSLVRPEATGFGNVYFAEEMLKTKGQSFKGKTVAISGFGNVAWGAALKVNQLGGKVITISGPDGYIYDKDGISGKKIDYMLELRASNQDIVRPYSFEFGAEFHEGKKPWEVKCDIALPCATQNELNGDDAKKLIANGCICVCEGANMPSTPEAVELFIEKKILFAPGKAANAGGVATSGLEMSQNSMKLNWTAEEVDKRLHEIMTNIHASCVKYGKDSSGYVNYVKGANVAGFLKVANAMLDLGF from the coding sequence ATGAACGTTGACAAAATAATGAACGACTTATCCAAAAAAAATCCCGGAGAAGTTGAATTTTTACAGGCAGTAAGAGAAGTTCTTGAATCTATTGTAGATGTTGTAGAAGCTAATCCACAATTTGAAGAAGCAAATATTATTGAACGCATTATAGAACCCGACAGGGCTTTAACTTTTAAAGTTCCATGGGCTGATGATAATGGAAAAATCCATGTTAACAGAGGATATAGAATCCAATTCAATAATGCAATTGGACCTTACAAAGGTGGTTTACGTTTCCACCCAAGTGTAAATTTAAGTATTCTTAAATTCTTAGGTTTTGAACAAATTTTCAAAAACAGTCTTACCTCATTACCTATGGGTGGTGCAAAAGGTGGTTCTGATTTCAATCCAAAAGGTAGATCAAATGCTGAAGTTATGCGTTTCTGCCAAAGCTTTATGATGGAACTTCATAAAATAATAGGACCTGAAACTGACGTACCTGCTGGTGATATTGGTGTTGGTGGACGTGAAATTGGTTACTTATATGGAATGTACAAGAGATTAACTCATGAACATACTGGCGTACTTACCGGAAAAGGATTAAACTGGGGTGGATCACTCGTTCGTCCTGAAGCTACAGGTTTTGGTAACGTATATTTTGCAGAAGAAATGTTAAAAACCAAAGGACAAAGCTTTAAAGGTAAAACCGTTGCTATATCTGGTTTTGGTAATGTTGCATGGGGTGCTGCTTTAAAAGTTAACCAGTTAGGCGGTAAAGTAATTACTATTTCTGGTCCTGATGGATACATCTATGATAAAGATGGTATCAGCGGAAAGAAAATTGATTATATGCTTGAATTACGTGCTTCAAACCAAGATATTGTAAGACCTTACAGTTTTGAATTTGGTGCAGAATTCCATGAAGGTAAAAAACCTTGGGAAGTAAAATGTGATATCGCATTACCTTGCGCAACACAAAATGAATTGAATGGTGATGATGCAAAAAAATTAATTGCAAACGGATGTATCTGTGTTTGTGAAGGAGCTAATATGCCTTCAACACCAGAAGCTGTTGAATTATTTATTGAAAAGAAAATATTGTTTGCACCTGGAAAAGCTGCAAATGCTGGTGGAGTTGCAACCTCAGGATTAGAAATGAGCCAGAACTCAATGAAATTGAACTGGACTGCAGAAGAAGTTGATAAGAGGTTACATGAAATCATGACGAATATTCATGCTTCATGTGTGAAGTACGGAAAAGACAGTAGTGGGTATGTTAATTATGTGAAAGGTGCTAACGTAGCAGGTTTCCTTAAAGTTGCTAACGCAATGCTGGATTTGGGATTTTAA
- a CDS encoding LemA family protein: MSSGLIIMLIFVGFILLLMLISYNSLIGRKNKVQYAYSSIDAMLKKRYDLIPNLIESVKQYMGYEKNLLTTITSLRTEVMKSDINEYKRFLLENQISSALGKINLAVENYPELKANQNFLQLQASLNEVEEQISASRRAFNASVMDYNNAVEKFPSNIFAGMFGFRHKASFEMPQEQKENVNVKNLFNS, encoded by the coding sequence ATGTCATCAGGATTAATAATCATGCTAATTTTTGTAGGATTCATCTTACTTCTCATGTTAATTTCATACAACAGTTTAATAGGTCGCAAAAATAAAGTGCAGTATGCCTATAGTTCAATTGATGCAATGCTGAAGAAAAGATATGACCTTATTCCAAACCTTATCGAAAGTGTTAAGCAATACATGGGTTACGAAAAAAATCTGCTTACAACTATTACAAGCCTTCGCACTGAAGTTATGAAGAGCGACATTAACGAGTACAAACGTTTTCTACTGGAAAATCAGATTTCATCAGCATTAGGTAAGATTAATCTTGCTGTTGAGAATTATCCTGAACTTAAAGCCAACCAGAATTTCCTTCAGTTACAGGCATCGCTCAATGAAGTAGAAGAGCAAATCTCCGCGTCACGTCGTGCTTTCAACGCTTCTGTAATGGATTACAACAATGCTGTAGAAAAATTCCCTTCGAATATTTTTGCAGGTATGTTTGGCTTCCGTCATAAAGCATCATTCGAAATGCCACAGGAGCAAAAAGAAAACGTGAACGTGAAAAATTTATTTAATTCATAA
- a CDS encoding Crp/Fnr family transcriptional regulator, translated as MTENENITSLIKNLDERTKELNCIYQVDGVLNDFDSEIGIILKKVIEIIPKGWRFTEICKSRIVYDNIELCSEGYKDTELKLTSPILVDNKEIGEISVVYIKPIKTEKRIFVTEEISLLNTIASKLSNFFLLKRMRQTIKEMESQNGIASSKKEDSLYKWLKDLKLTDHEIEKFTRVQIKFKKGETMCKQGSITSYIMLLSEGLSKNYLEGVQERGFNFSIIKPFDFIGLSSLYGSGVYNFSGAALTPCSVYIVENTFFSDTIANNPEFAGNILKWYCVTTERHLKRLSCIANKQALGRMADILLYLKENIFESNIIKGVISRKDIAELAALSTESAVRILSELKKDNIININNNDIEIIDEKLLRTISISG; from the coding sequence ATGACTGAAAATGAGAATATTACGTCGCTTATAAAAAATCTTGATGAACGCACGAAAGAACTGAACTGCATTTATCAGGTTGACGGAGTTTTAAATGATTTCGATTCGGAAATAGGAATCATATTAAAAAAAGTTATTGAAATTATCCCTAAAGGCTGGCGGTTTACTGAAATATGCAAATCGAGGATAGTTTACGATAATATTGAATTATGTTCTGAAGGATATAAGGATACCGAATTAAAATTAACATCACCTATTTTAGTTGATAATAAAGAAATTGGTGAAATTTCCGTTGTATACATTAAGCCTATAAAAACGGAAAAAAGAATTTTTGTAACTGAAGAAATTTCGTTGCTGAATACGATAGCTTCGAAACTCAGTAATTTCTTTTTATTAAAAAGAATGCGGCAGACCATAAAAGAAATGGAAAGCCAAAATGGGATTGCTTCGTCAAAAAAAGAGGATAGCCTTTATAAATGGTTAAAGGATTTAAAATTAACTGATCATGAAATTGAAAAATTTACACGTGTTCAGATAAAGTTTAAAAAAGGGGAGACCATGTGCAAGCAAGGCTCTATCACATCATATATCATGTTGCTTAGTGAAGGGTTATCAAAAAATTATTTGGAAGGTGTTCAGGAAAGAGGTTTTAACTTTAGCATTATTAAACCATTTGATTTTATTGGTCTTTCGTCGTTATATGGTTCAGGGGTATACAATTTTTCAGGGGCAGCATTAACACCATGCTCAGTATATATTGTTGAGAATACTTTTTTTAGTGATACAATAGCGAACAATCCTGAATTTGCCGGGAATATTTTAAAATGGTATTGCGTAACAACAGAACGTCATTTGAAACGCTTGTCGTGCATAGCTAATAAGCAGGCATTAGGGAGAATGGCCGATATTTTACTTTATCTGAAAGAAAATATTTTTGAAAGCAATATAATAAAAGGTGTTATTTCAAGAAAAGATATTGCTGAGCTAGCCGCTTTATCTACAGAAAGCGCAGTGAGAATATTATCGGAACTAAAAAAAGATAACATCATCAATATTAATAATAATGATATTGAGATCATTGATGAGAAGTTACTCCGGACTATAAGTATTTCGGGATAA
- a CDS encoding DUF3137 domain-containing protein, with protein sequence MQSFQQAFTQIQPHLQSLEALRRKQRSIVQTFTFTWLGTLLFGIILMGTGNEAIIVFVIILIVVYGIIASIFGYKATKKYKRIFKDVVIGPLIRAIDPQLQYAKEACIVRAKYEESKIFLTHADRYYGEDYVWGMVDKTMIEFSELHTQYVTHDSKGRTQYHDIFKGLFLIADFHKDFKCRVVVMPDYSEKLFGGLAKFFQKMNMMRDQLVYMEDPVFEKMFKVYSNDQVEARYILSPNMLKRIVDMKTKMNRNIHLSFINSKMFLAISMSKNLFDPKLRKSVMNPQIIYEFYQQILECVQIVDDMNLNTRIWTKQ encoded by the coding sequence ATGCAATCATTCCAGCAGGCATTCACTCAAATTCAGCCACACCTTCAATCGCTCGAAGCGCTGCGAAGAAAGCAACGTTCAATAGTTCAAACTTTCACTTTTACATGGCTTGGGACTTTATTGTTTGGCATTATACTAATGGGGACAGGAAATGAAGCAATCATTGTTTTTGTTATTATACTCATTGTTGTTTATGGGATTATTGCATCAATATTCGGATATAAAGCCACAAAAAAGTACAAACGAATTTTCAAGGATGTTGTAATTGGTCCGTTGATACGTGCTATCGACCCGCAACTTCAATATGCCAAAGAAGCTTGTATAGTAAGAGCAAAATATGAAGAAAGCAAAATTTTTCTTACCCATGCTGATCGCTATTATGGAGAAGATTATGTATGGGGAATGGTTGATAAAACCATGATAGAATTTTCGGAACTGCACACGCAATATGTAACTCACGACAGTAAAGGAAGAACACAATATCATGATATTTTTAAAGGGTTATTTTTGATTGCCGATTTTCATAAGGATTTTAAATGTCGCGTGGTAGTGATGCCCGACTATAGTGAAAAACTTTTTGGAGGACTGGCAAAATTTTTCCAGAAAATGAATATGATGCGCGACCAGTTGGTATATATGGAAGACCCTGTGTTTGAAAAAATGTTTAAAGTATACAGCAACGACCAGGTTGAAGCACGATATATCCTTTCACCCAATATGCTGAAACGTATTGTTGACATGAAAACAAAGATGAACAGGAATATTCATCTATCGTTCATTAATTCAAAAATGTTCCTCGCTATTTCAATGTCTAAAAATTTGTTCGACCCTAAACTCCGCAAAAGTGTAATGAATCCACAAATCATCTACGAATTTTATCAACAGATATTAGAATGTGTTCAGATTGTTGACGACATGAACCTGAACACAAGAATATGGACAAAACAATAA